A single region of the Gorilla gorilla gorilla isolate KB3781 chromosome 1, NHGRI_mGorGor1-v2.1_pri, whole genome shotgun sequence genome encodes:
- the IL10 gene encoding interleukin-10, which translates to MHSSALLCCLVLLTGVRASPGHGTQSENSCTHFPGNLPNMLRDLRDAFSRVKTFFQMKDQLDNLLLKESLLEDFKGYLGCQALSEMIQFYLEEVMPQAENQDPDIKAHVNSLGENLKTLRLRLRRCHRFLPCENKSKAVEQVKNAFNKLQEKGVYKAMSEFDIFINYIEAYMTMKIRN; encoded by the exons ATGCACAGCTCAGCACTGCTCTGTTGCCTGGTCCTCCTGACTGGGGTGAGGGCCAGCCCGGGCCACGGCACCCAGTCTGAGAACAGCTGCACCCACTTCCCAGGCAACTTGCCTAACATGCTTCGAGATCTCCGAGATGCCTTCAGCAGAGTGAAGACTTTCTTT CAAATGAAGGATCAGCTGGACAACTTGTTGTTAAAGGAGTCCTTGCTGGAGGACTTTAAG GGTTACCTGGGTTGCCAAGCCTTGTCTGAGATGATCCAGTTTtacctggaggaggtgatgcccCAAGCTGAGAACCAAGACCCAGACATCAAGGCGCATGTGAACTCCCTCGGGGAGAATCTGAAGACCCTCAGGCTGAGGCTACGGCGCTGT CATCGATTTCTTCCCTGTGAAAACAAGAGCAAGGCCGTGGAGCAGGTGAAGAATGCCTTTAATAAG CTCCAAGAGAAAGGCGTCTACAAAGCCATGAGTGAGTTTGACATCTTCATCAACTACATAGAAGCCTACATGACAATGAAGATACGAAACTGA